The proteins below are encoded in one region of Asticcacaulis excentricus CB 48:
- a CDS encoding sulfite exporter TauE/SafE family protein: MEIYLPIAEMSVNVWLMAGLGVVVGFLSGLFGVGGGFLMAPVLVALGIPPSIAVASQAGHVLATSTSSVMSYGREASVDYRMGGVMAVGGIAGAIAGVEVFRLLRLLGQADLMVAVLYLLLLGTIGGMMLNESLRALLRARDGLPAERPKVKRPGWLYALPYKMRFPVSGLYISVIPPIAIGFVVGLLAALMGVGGGFLIVPAMIYLLRMKASAVVGTSLFQIVITTLVTMILQAVRNHTVDAVLAFILLIGGVIGGQLGIRAATRFRAEQMRVVLAIIILMAGLQMGFTLFVPPEDPFILAPTNG; encoded by the coding sequence GTGGAAATCTACCTGCCCATCGCCGAGATGTCGGTGAATGTCTGGCTGATGGCCGGATTGGGTGTGGTTGTGGGGTTTCTGTCGGGGCTATTTGGCGTCGGGGGCGGTTTTCTAATGGCCCCGGTTCTGGTGGCGCTGGGTATACCGCCGTCGATTGCCGTCGCCTCTCAGGCCGGTCACGTACTGGCCACCTCGACCTCATCTGTCATGAGCTATGGCCGCGAAGCGAGCGTCGATTACCGGATGGGCGGCGTTATGGCGGTGGGCGGTATCGCCGGGGCGATCGCGGGCGTTGAAGTCTTCCGCCTGCTGCGCCTGTTGGGGCAGGCCGACCTGATGGTCGCCGTCCTCTACCTGCTGCTGCTGGGGACCATTGGCGGTATGATGCTGAATGAAAGCCTGCGGGCCCTGTTACGGGCTCGCGACGGTCTGCCTGCCGAACGCCCTAAGGTCAAACGCCCCGGCTGGCTGTACGCCCTGCCGTACAAAATGCGATTTCCGGTGTCGGGCCTCTATATTTCGGTGATTCCCCCGATTGCGATTGGTTTTGTCGTCGGTCTGCTGGCGGCCCTGATGGGGGTGGGTGGCGGCTTTCTGATTGTGCCGGCCATGATTTATCTGCTGCGTATGAAGGCCTCGGCGGTGGTGGGCACCAGCCTGTTTCAAATCGTCATCACAACCTTGGTCACCATGATCCTTCAGGCCGTGCGCAACCATACGGTCGATGCGGTGCTGGCCTTTATCCTTTTGATCGGCGGGGTGATCGGTGGGCAACTGGGCATCCGTGCGGCCACGAGATTTCGTGCCGAACAAATGCGGGTGGTGCTGGCTATCATTATACTGATGGCCGGTTTGCAGATGGGCTTTACCCTGTTCGTGCCGCCGGAAGATCCGTTCATTCTGGCCCCCACCAACGGATAG
- a CDS encoding TIGR02186 family protein — MVAASLPPDVTAPAPPVPYIETQPAAGVSADLLSTDLTQNRIEVSSSFQGAKVILYGAVFEPEDQPSDVVVIIRGPQASMRLIRKVKAGAVWLNSRPVVFEGAPGYYMAASSQPLDRITDFSHRRLLGLGLDYIAMDTSRENKVVTRYGVKDVVVNGIEDDYLDWRRAVIRLKSKAGLYNDNPLGVRFVDKNLFRAEVTLPSEAPIGDYTAEVWLFRDGQPVGYSEKKLTVEKVGFERFVYTVAHRHAWLYGLACVFMSMGMGALASRLFRRG, encoded by the coding sequence ATGGTCGCCGCCTCTCTGCCGCCCGACGTCACCGCCCCCGCGCCGCCGGTGCCCTATATCGAGACGCAACCGGCCGCGGGTGTATCGGCTGACCTCTTGTCCACCGACCTGACCCAGAACCGTATTGAGGTGTCCTCTTCGTTTCAGGGGGCGAAGGTCATCCTTTATGGTGCGGTGTTTGAGCCCGAAGACCAGCCGTCCGACGTGGTGGTGATCATCCGGGGGCCGCAGGCCTCGATGCGCCTGATCCGCAAGGTCAAGGCCGGGGCCGTGTGGCTCAATTCGCGCCCCGTCGTCTTCGAAGGCGCGCCCGGTTATTATATGGCAGCGTCTTCGCAACCGCTTGACCGCATTACTGATTTTTCGCACCGCCGGCTGCTGGGTCTGGGCCTCGATTATATTGCCATGGATACCTCGCGCGAAAACAAGGTGGTGACGCGCTATGGCGTCAAGGATGTGGTCGTCAACGGCATCGAAGACGACTATCTCGACTGGCGGCGTGCGGTCATCCGGCTGAAGTCGAAGGCCGGGCTTTATAATGATAACCCGCTGGGCGTGCGCTTTGTCGATAAGAACCTGTTTCGCGCCGAGGTGACCTTGCCCTCGGAAGCGCCGATTGGCGACTATACGGCCGAGGTCTGGTTGTTCCGTGACGGTCAGCCGGTCGGCTACAGCGAGAAAAAGCTAACGGTGGAAAAGGTCGGGTTTGAGCGCTTTGTCTATACGGTAGCGCACCGTCATGCCTGGCTTTATGGGCTGGCCTGCGTCTTTATGAGCATGGGCATGGGCGCGCTGGCGTCACGGTTATTCCGGCGGGGGTGA